Genomic window (Alligator mississippiensis isolate rAllMis1 chromosome 7, rAllMis1, whole genome shotgun sequence):
CCTACTGGTACTGACATTTGTGTGACACTCCTGGAAAGGCTCTCAAAGGCACCCCAGGGCACTGTGGCACCCTGCTACATTGGATGGGAGACATATTCCAGCAAAGAAGCCAAGCCCAGAGGCGAAAAGAGTGTCCTGCATCACCTGACCTGCAGCTCCCGGAAGTGCTGCCGTCATTTCCAAGCAGAACCTCTCGGTTTTCAGAGCTTCGGTGTTTCAGTGTCAAGGTTTCCCTTGGAAAGCAGATGCTTTCTCATGAAACTCAGGGCACCCCATTTTCTGTGGCAAACAGCAGAAAAGTCTTGACCAGCCCTACAACCCCCCAGGTCCCCAACCTCTAGATGGCCAGGGGGTCCAGGACCAGCAGCAGGAGTgcggcaaagccttggctgggattaccTAACTGGGGATGCCCtggctgtgagcagggggttggactagatcagcatttctgaacccatgggtcatgacccaaaagtgggtcacaagaatttATGAAAGGgttacaaacaaactttaaaaatggattcgtCTTTCAAGTGTGCGGGCAAGGGCGCAGCGtgtatggggcggggggggccgaGCAGCCCCTCGCAGACTGGACTCTGCCaacttgcaagggaaaagccaccatttcccatgtttttctcctttacagtATGtcaagtttgtttgcaaccctttcatatgttcttgcACCGCACTTTTGGGTGGTGACCCACAAGGTGATCTAGCCCCTGCTCAAGCCGGGTTAGCCCTgcctaaaccaccccagccaagggtctgtccagcctcctcttacaAACCTCCAGAGGTGGCaaatccacagcttctctaggccagtggttctccaccttgttTGTACCTGGACCCGTTGGGAAACACTGACCGccagtcctgacctgcagcctcccctacccctgttgtgcggggcaggggtggttggaggggggcaagcagcacccctgccagcctgcaggggaacaGCCATGGCCTCCCACAGTTTTCCTCCTTGAAAAGACAATCCAGTTTGAAAGTCTGTGATCCGTTTGTGCAGGACTGGTGGCCAAAGACGGGTCTTTGTGCCGCAAAGCTTGCCAAGTACTTGTTTCCAACTattaaaagacatcacatctacccaaagcaccttgcctGCCTTGATGCGTGTTTTAAGTGTGCGCGCCTCCCTTTCGCCTGTTCTTGTGACCAGGGTGTGAATCACACTTGGATTTGGGGGGGGCGGCTGCGAAAACCAATCCCTCGGCTGCCCATCACGAGACCCCCGCCCCGGGGTCGTGCTTTGCAGCTCTGCCAAGGGGTCCCGTGTGTCGCGGGGGCTCCGCGCCCCTGAGCTCTCCTGTGCACGTGGAGCCCGGCTGCCCCCGGCTGCACCTTGCTCCGAGCCGGGCCGCAGGGGCTGGCTCTCGCGCCCGGACACAGCCGGGGGGCAGCTGGCAGCGCGGCCCCGCCTACTGGGGCGGGGCCTGCCCGGAGCCAGGAGGGCCCGCACCGGCCTCCGCGTCGCAGCTGCTGCGGAGCCGGCACCAGGTAGCGGGGCGCGGGGGTCggggtcctgccctgccctgccctgcccggggcTGCGGCGTGTTGGGGCACCGCGTAGGGGCttcccctctccttgccccccttGCATCCCCCCGTCCTGTCCTCTCCGCTTGGGGGTTTCTTGCTGTTCCTCCCCTGCGGAGCCCCTGGATCCCCGCCTCCCCCCGGTCTGGTTTCTCCCTTGCTGCGCACTGAGCTCCGCCAGCCCGGCCTGCCGCCTCGCCCGGCTGGCAGCTCCCCAGCACCCAGCGCTGCCCttttacacacacgcacatgcacggACAGAGCTAGATCTGGTGTCAGTTAGTTATATAGTTATAGATATCACTGATAGATCTACAACTGATGGATCTATCcgttatatatgtgtgtgtatctctctataaatatatataactgATATATATTGATATTGATAATAAataactgatatatatatatatatatcaatcaGTTATTTATATCAgttagacatatatatatattggatatatatatatcagataGATAGATGTCAGTTATTTATATATCGGTTATGTATATGCAGCATCTGGCATAAGCTTTTCTTTATACACCTTAAAGCACACTTAAAACCTGCGTGCCCCTTACAAGTAAGGCTCCTGCACGCACGTGTCTGCAGTCCTTTCCCTAACCCAATCGCAGTCTCCCCCTAATTTGGGGGTTTACATTTACAGTTCATTCACTGTCactgttgtttctgctgctgctgaaactgCTGCTGTCATCGTTGCTGTCTCCCGGTCCAGTTGTCTCTGTCCCCTTCATTATCCCTGTCCACTCCCCCTCTCAGGGGGTCTCTGAACAGCCTGTGTCGAGCGATGCCTGTGCAGGCACCACTGGCTGTGTTGAGACCTGCAGAGATAAGGGCAAGGCCGGGGGCTGTGCCCACGGTCACTGGATCCCCGCACAGCCTTTGTTGCAGGCGAAGCATGGGGCAAGATGGACACAGACATGCTGTGCTGCCTTCCTTTGCTGCAGAAGAAGTTCagggacagacagacatgcaccagcactttccccactgctgcacatcTGAGCCCCCCTGCAGAGCTCCAGGCACTTATGGCCAAACTCTACCCAAGCCAGACACACagctgtaagaactacttcacagtcagggcggctaggatctggaaccaacttccaagggaagtggtgctggctcctgccctgagggtctttaagaagcggctcgatgcctacctggctggggtcacttgagcccagttttcttcctgcccaggcagggggtcggacctgaagatctgcaaggtcccttccgacgccacttctgtgattctatgacatcCTGCACCGGGACTGGGTACCCCTAGAAACCCCCCGGGCATTAGGATTGGAGGTGTGACTGCAAAAGAGACCCCTTTCCGCTCACCCAAAGCAAACTCAGCCTTCCAGTGAAAAGGGGGAGTGATGGTCTGATGTAAAACCAGCAGACCACCACTGCTCTTCTGCGCAGGTGTCTGCTTCTCTCACCCTCCTGGCACAGCAGCCCGAGAAACAGGCTCCTCTCCCCTTGGTGTGGCTGGGAGCAGGTTCAAACATAAGCTGGTTACGCTACCCGAGGGCTATGAGTCACAGTACATATGATAACTAGCATTTGTGTGGCCTGGCTTCTGACCTAGTGCTTGGGCACCATGCCTCTGGGGATTTTCTGGAAGCAATAGTTCCTGTGCTGTTgtggagggagaagagaagagtcTGTCCTAGACCAGTCTCCTGTTCCTCTAAAAGAGCCACTGGACCGGGCCAGCCAGCTAGCAGAATTGCTATCCTGTTTGCTTGTGTAAGCCCTCCTGGGTTTTGCAAAACTGAAACTAAACAGAAAGATCGGAACAAGAGCTTCTCTTTATATCAGGAGCAGGGTGAGGCTCTTGCAGTGGGTGACAAAAGGGCAGATACAAAACCAGAAATGAAAccgtgttggtgtttgcacaaaaaactggtggggggaggggatgcccCATTTCATTTTTATCTCACCCCCAAAACACAGAAAGTATTCGGATCACCTTGTGGCCCCAAACTGCTCCCTTTTCAATGAAGTGGTTAACCACAAGAAATCCCTCTTTCTCCGACCTGTAGAGCAAGCAAAAGAAATGCATGAATGTCACCCTGACAATAAAATACCTGTCTGCATTTTCCAACCTCCGCTTCTGAGCGTTTTCTGGGCTCAGCAAATTTTTCGGGGGGCACCAGTctctctcctgcagcttctcccccagcTCATGATGGCTCCCCACATCCTTTCCCTGAGCTCCCCAGGTTGGGAAACCCTGGCATTGATgcttttgctctgctcagcaagCTTGTGGCAAGACGTGGCTGCCCTCAGGCAGAGCCATGCTGCAGTTCTTCCAGGCCAgtcctgccctctctctggggccccTTAATGGCATGGTCGGGGTCTCGCAGCAAGCATTGGCTGGACTGAGAGGCGCCGTCAGAGCCTAGCAATGCTGGTCACAGAGCCCAAGCCCTGGAAGCTTTTGGGACGTCCTGCCGTAGCGCTGGCCGGGCCCGGGGTGGGGAAGAGCTGCTTGAGGGGAATCTCAAGACATTTGGTGCCCATCAAAGTGCATGGGAACCTTGTATCCCTCCTTGTGTGCTCTACCCCAAACAGGCACCTCCAGAGCCAAGATGGTAACCTGCGGCCTCCTGACAAGTAGCAACAAGCCAggtgagctggggccaggtggggtgggTGCCATGAGCAGGCTGGGCACAGCTGTGTCCTGGAAGCAGCTGGCATGATGAGAGAGCCCATGGAGGATAAAGCCCCTCTGCCCAGTGCCCCCTAGGATGGGGAACTCTGGTTGCTCACCTGGCCCCTCCACCTGTGGTCCAGTGgggtcaagtcagtcctgaggccgcTGCAACTTTTGGGACACCTTAGTGGGGTCCATGGGTGGAATTGCCATAGTTGATATATAGCTCCCCCTATAAGGTGGAAAGCTCCAGGGCTAAGGTAGCCTCCCCCCCAGCACGCTTGAGTCCTATGTGGCTAGAGGGCCTGTGGCTAGCGTGCCCCGCGTCCCCAGTAGCCAAGGGGGCTTGATGTCCAAGTGGGTTCCTCCCCACAGTGTCAATCAGGAGACATGAGGCCTGGGTTCCCGCTGCTAATGTGAGCATGCAGTGTCCATGGATGTCAAGGGCAGGAGGCCTTGTAGCTGACAAAGCCTCTCCCTGACTCCAGTGCCGCTGCGCCGTGTTGCGGTGGACGCGTGCATCCAGAGCTTCGTGGCCGACGTGAGCTCCGAGCTGCTGTACAAGAATGAGGAATCGGACCCTGTGGAGGCTATCTTCACCTTCCCCATGGATGCCGACTCGGCTGTCTATGCCTTCCAGGCCCGCATCCAAGACACCATCATCAAGGCCCAGATCCAAGACAAGAAGGAGGTGACGTCAAGGAAAGAgggtcccagagcaggggcagaggcagggatggaAGGGTGGAGGAATGCAGCATGTGgcctggggtggtggggaagtgCAGCGAGCGCGTGGCCTCCCTGGCCAGGGAGCTTcttgggggcaggctgggctgggctgggctggggcagaggtttTTGAGGGAAAGGAGTTCAGCACGTCCCAGCCCCTGACCCAGCTGTCCCCTGCAGGCCCAGGAGATATATGAGGATGCGCTGGCCAGTGGCCAGAGCTCATTCCTGCTGGAGCAGATGTCTGGGGGGGACGTGTTCAGCTGCTCCCTCGGGAACCTGCCCCCAGGGGAAGAGGCAGTGCTGTCACTGCGTTACGTCCAGGAGCTGCCCCTTGAGGCTGACGGGGCCACGCGCTTTGTCTTGCCAGCTGTGTTGCATCCCCGCTACGCACCACAGGGTGAGttacacccccaccaccatgcaCCTTGCTGTGGGTGATAACCCTCTCGCTAAGCATCCTGCGGCAGGGGATATCCCTCTGTCACACGCCCCCTGAGGAATGACCACTGTAGCCTCCCTGTTATGTGTTATGACCAGACACCACAGCTTGCATTTCACGTGATACTTACCACCTCTCCCCAACATGAGGAAGTGATCCCCAAACTTCCCACGCCCTCAGGGACCCATGAACATTGGCAGAGGTTGTCCTGTCTGCACATGACGGCCAAGTTCATGCCAGTGCAGTCTCCTAGAAAGAGAGACGAGGTCTCAGCAAATGTAGCCGGGGGCCATGGAGACCTAGCCACACTCCTCTCACACCTGGTGCATCCTCCCAACACATCTTCTTGTGGTGAGGGCACGGACACCAGCAAACATGGCCAAGTGTTGCACCTGCATagtgctgccagcagctgtgaACAGGAAGGTATTCTGGGGGAGACTTTCCAGCCAGAATATCACCTTAAATGCCAGCCTGTCCCCACAGTCCCTCTGGCCCCATGCCCGCCTGCTTGGGTCATGGCTCCTGGGGCCTCTCTCCATCTATCCAGGGCCCTCTCCTGGTTTGAATCTGGTCAGAGCTTCATGGCCTAACTGGTGCTGGCGCAGGTGGGCAGAAGTGGCATCTGGTTAGGCCTAGTTCACTGaaagccagcagagaagctgagCCCCTCCAGTGCCAGCAAGGTGCAGCACAGATTGAACAAGGAAACCAAGTCCTAGTATtcataaaaagaaagcaaaaatggATGCCTTTGCCACCTCGCTGGCTCGCCAGTAATCACCTGTACCTTCTCAGCTGACCGCGGAGCCCCTGCTCAACATCCCACTACAAGGCACCCCAACTGCCTTGCACACTACAAGCCTTTCAAAATCCCCCTGCCACTTGTCCCAGTGCATAACACACCTGTACCCCGACCGTGAGCCCATCCCTGCAAAGCCTAGAAGTCTCCCAAAGTATGTGACCCCAGatccctcccctggcccctcaTCTTGGCCCTCTGCCTTCCTGCAGGATGGGAAGAGGAGAATGTCACCGCAGGTGTCTCATATGTGGCCAAGGGAGAACTGCCCTATACCCTGAGCCTGAGCGTCAGCCTGCAGTCACCCCACGGTATTGCCCGTGtccactccaactgcagcctcaccccCTTGAACTACACAGCGCAGGACCAGACTGCTGCCCAGGTAAGGGAGGACTGCCCTTGCACCCAGAACacagccagctcccccaccctcacaagGCTGGATTGGATGGGGTCGGGAGTGGAGCagcttgtttggggtttttttcccatgttTTCATCCAAAAAGAGTTTGGTGTAGGTTTTAGGGCTTTCCTCTGCACTGATGTCACAggaaatcctagaaaatgagggttggaagagacctcaggaggtcacatctagcccaactccctgctcaaagcaggaccagccccaactagaccatcccagccaaggctttgtccgaCCAGGTCTTCAAAAACTCCAGCagtggagactccaccacctctctgggtgccCTGTTGCAGTGCCGTACTACCCTGCTTGTGAGAAAGTGGGAGGGTAGAGCTGGGGAGGGGTGCGATTGTCTGCAAAGAATAAAAAGCAGTCAGCAGGACAGAGGCTGCCTGGCTCTGACTGGGTTCCAGAGATTGGCCCTTGGGAGCGGGCCCAGGAAAGTGTCCTAGGAAAACGGCAACCTTTTTGTTGGCAGCAGAAGAGCCGCAGGAATAGGCCAGCTCTGGACCCAGCCAGAGTGAGGTGCTTGGGCTTGGGAGTAGGGGCACCCGCTGAGGCTGAGCAAAGTTTCCCCAATAATTTGTAGTGCTGTGAAATCCCTGTGGAGACCCCAGTCTGCTTGGAGATGCACAGTGGAGCACTGGGGTCCATTTTTGGGTCAGATGCTCTAGGCATTAGTGAGTtatcacccccaccaccaccaccacccaagcAAGAGGCttcagcctgccccacacagaatAGGGTCTGTTCAAAGTGGGGTAGCTGGGTCCACCAGGACACCTTAGCaatcctcctttgagcagggtcCCCTCAGAGAAGGAGGGTCACCCCCAAAGACCCTGCATACCAGACTCCccgccctgccagtgccccagtGTTGCTTCCCAGCCGGGCCCGAAGGAAGCAAGTGCTACACCAGGCTCTGGCCTCCGCCCTGGGCAGCAGATTGAGAGAGGGTGTCCCTCCCTGCCAGGTGTCACTGGCCCAGTCTGCCCCGCACGAccgggatgtggagctgctggtcTACTATGCCAGGGCTCACAAGCCCAGTGCCATGCTGGAGCCCAGGATGCCTTCTGCACAGGCAGGTGagttggcaggggagggaggggtgctgggagaggcacCTTGGCTCTGGCTGGCTTGCAGAGAttggccctggggaggggggtcagTCCCAGCTCCCTCCACACCAGGCGGGGCTCAGGGGGCTTTAGGGAGAAGCCCATGTGGGGCCTGTGCTGCCCTTCAGCTGGACAGGTCTGGTGCCCCATCCAGACCTGATCCCTCACATGCACCATAGCCATGCCCCACACCTCAGGCAGGAAGGGCTTCTGTGCTTGGGGCAAAGGGCTGTGGTAGGAGACGGTTGCAGGTGTCTCCAGGGCCTAGGTTCCCTCCATCCCCCTTTCCTGCTTTGACTGCAACTGCCACAAAGCCCAAGGGAGCCAGGCACCCACATCCCCTTCTCCATGCATGCAAGCTTCTGGATGGGCATGACCTGGGACAGCTTCCAAGGCCTGGAGCCACTTCCCACCCTGGAGCAGTTTAGAGCGCAGGGACCTGCTGGCCCATCCTGAGAGGACCCTGTGACGCCCCCATCCCCAcagagcagctccctcccagaccccagcaagcCTCTGTTCCCAGCAGGACTTGGTCAGGGGGTTGCTCCAGGCCGCTGAGATGGGGACAAACGGAGCTGTTGGAGAGGGCAGACACTGTTGACGGGGGCCCCTGTTGAATGTGGTGCTGTGCAGGGAAGAGGagtacaggggctgggctggccgcAGGGGTCTCGCTCCCCATTCTCACTGAGCATGCCCATCATGTAGGCACCCTGATGGGTGACCCCGTTGCAATGGTGACCTTGCTGCCCAACATCCCTGAGGCAGCGCTGGGCCAGAGCCAGGCCGGGGAGTTCATCTTCCTGCTTGATCGCTCTGGCAGCATGGGTTGTCCCATGGATAGCAGCACCGGCCATCCACTGCGCATCGACAGTGCCAAGGTACTTCCCTCCCCCGTCCCACCCAGCCTtcaagggggataaggcaaggagCGGGGGAGGCATATCTGAgttgcatggctgggctggctgggaccctAGGGTCTGACCCCAGGGTGCAGGGGTATTGTGCCACCTGGGAAGGATACAGGGAAGGATACTGTGGTAGATGGCCCCATGGGCATGACCTGGGAAGGTTTTCTGGTTGACAGGCCCCAGGTCTGTGGGTTGGACCTGGACCTGCGCCTGCCTGTGTGACTCTGCCTTGTCTGTCTCTGCCTTCCTTCTGTCCCCAGGATACCCTGGTCCTGCTTTTGAAGAGTTTGCCCTTGGGCTGTTACTTCAACATCTACAGCTTTGGATCGAACTTCGAGTCCTTTTACCCGTGAGaaagtggaggagggaggagataCCCTTGCACTGGGGAAGGGAGTCGGGGGTGGGCAGGCGCCTCCGCGAGCCTGGCTGGGATTAATGGGAAAGGGGGTTGTGTCCAAGGGGGGAAATGGCCCGGAAGgtagggaggaagagagaagctATGTCCAAGGCTACGCAAGAGGCAGGAGACGTGGGAGGTGTCTCTCTGTGGTCCAGTTGGGTTTGGGCTCTGGGGGCATCTGTGTGATAGGGTTGAGGTGATGTCTTTGGGGAAGGGaggccagggaggctgtggggcaTGGTTGGGGCCAGGTCTCTTAGGTGAATTATGAACAGCAACTGTCCCTGTCAGTAATTCCCAGCACCTCCTACAGACAGAGTGTGGAGTACACCCAGCGCACCATGGCTGACTCCCTGAAGCGCGTCCAGTCCTTCCaggcagatctgggaggcacTGAGATCCTGCGGCCACTACAAGCCATTTATGGCAGCCCTTGCCGGGATGGGCACCCTCGCCAGGTACCAGGGGCATCAGCAGGACAGTGTGGGGGGCTCAGAAATGGGCCAGCCGTATGGGAACCCCAGGAAAGGTAGCGCCAGGGAGGGCTCTCTGTACATGCCCTTGGGAAGAAACTGCAATGCCCAGTCCCCCGTACCCATACCACGGCTGTACTGCAAGTgtagggggtaggggaagggcttACTGGGGACACTGGGAGGAACATGAGGCAGGGAGGAGCCCCCTGGGGTGGTGTCAGGGTCTGAAAGTAGGCCAGGGGCTcaaggcaggtgtggggggagagggattaGAGTTGGCAGTTCAGGTTCAAGATTTCGGGGTCCCCAGTGCATGGGAGGTCTCTTGAAAGGAGGTGGGCTGGGgtctccagctctgagagtttATGTGCTCTCCCCCAGATCTTTGTTTTCACTGATGGGGAGGTGGGCAACACACAGGAGGTCATCGCTGAAGTCCAGCGTCATCACAGGTCGCACAGGTAacagccccctcctgcctgccccctcagccctggttCTGCCCCACTTCTGTCATGGATTTGTGGGGTTGCCTGAGTCATTGGTCCTCATCCTTGCTGTCCCTGGGGACTCCCCCATTTATCTGACAGGCCTTGGGTGTAGCTTTCAACAAAGCTGTTGTTCCCCCGGGTTTCCTCTTGAGCAGTGTACACACTTTGCCAGGGTGCTGGCTGTGCTGCTGTTGTCGCCAGTGTGACGTACACAACGAATTACCAAACCTGGTTCGCTGACAAG
Coding sequences:
- the LOC132243205 gene encoding von Willebrand factor A domain-containing protein 5A-like isoform X1 encodes the protein MVTCGLLTSSNKPVPLRRVAVDACIQSFVADVSSELLYKNEESDPVEAIFTFPMDADSAVYAFQARIQDTIIKAQIQDKKEAQEIYEDALASGQSSFLLEQMSGGDVFSCSLGNLPPGEEAVLSLRYVQELPLEADGATRFVLPAVLHPRYAPQGWEEENVTAGVSYVAKGELPYTLSLSVSLQSPHGIARVHSNCSLTPLNYTAQDQTAAQVSLAQSAPHDRDVELLVYYARAHKPSAMLEPRMPSAQAGTLMGDPVAMVTLLPNIPEAALGQSQAGEFIFLLDRSGSMGCPMDSSTGHPLRIDSAKDTLVLLLKSLPLGCYFNIYSFGSNFESFYPQSVEYTQRTMADSLKRVQSFQADLGGTEILRPLQAIYGSPCRDGHPRQIFVFTDGEVGNTQEVIAEVQRHHRSHRCFSFGIGQGASTALIKGIAKAGGGVAEFITGQDRMAAKVLRSLKWALQPAVTGISLSWELPPGMEAVPLRPDPKVIFQGQRLLVYSQLRGQPQAPESSVGSVTLQYTIKDETFKDTVQFPLQPQEGDRLPIHRLAAKALLQELEPGLPSGSEESRHRALEASLSSGVVCSLTAYVGVDTRQGRPVQGPLRRCPIPLAGFPPIPRVMKDYSSIDSCTYKAVKLDHHRRYWSPPHCSALEKMTMKLARCEMQTMPQAVAQEGASPLIKLVSLQNANGSWGLDSALASALGVSETDVKGKMPSEGVEPGVWATVLAVVWLHSRSAAQREEWELLEIKAVGWLRSRAGSISQLDKCLEAANALLGCSVAAPVFGL
- the LOC132243205 gene encoding von Willebrand factor A domain-containing protein 5A-like isoform X2, with the protein product MVTCGLLTSSNKPVPLRRVAVDACIQSFVADVSSELLYKNEESDPVEAIFTFPMDADSAVYAFQARIQDTIIKAQIQDKKEAQEIYEDALASGQSSFLLEQMSGGDVFSCSLGNLPPGEEAVLSLRYVQELPLEADGATRFVLPAVLHPRYAPQGWEEENVTAGVSYVAKGELPYTLSLSVSLQSPHGIARVHSNCSLTPLNYTAQDQTAAQVSLAQSAPHDRDVELLVYYARAHKPSAMLEPRMPSAQAGTLMGDPVAMVTLLPNIPEAALGQSQAGEFIFLLDRSGSMGCPMDSSTGHPLRIDSAKDTLVLLLKSLPLGCYFNIYSFGSNFESFYPQSVEYTQRTMADSLKRVQSFQADLGGTEILRPLQAIYGSPCRDGHPRQIFVFTDGEVGNTQEVIAEVQRHHRSHRCFSFGIGQGASTALIKGIAKAGGGVAEFITGQDRMAAKVLRSLKWALQPAVTGISLSWELPPGMEAVPLRPDPKVIFQGQRLLVYSQLRGQPQAPESSVGSVTLQYTIKDETFKDTVQFPLQPQEGDRLPIHRLAAKALLQELEPGLPSGSEESRHRALEASLSSGVVCSLTAYVGVDTRQGRPVQGPLRRCPIPLAAPVSSMMAPGSPLMLPLCGRASLMSFSKSFSFQQDSTEMLQSDANYFLAPIPQAIGASPLIKLVSLQNANGSWGLDSALASALGVSETDVKGKMPSEGVEPGVWATVLAVVWLHSRSAAQREEWELLEIKAVGWLRSRAGSISQLDKCLEAANALLGCSVAAPVFGL